From the Prunus dulcis chromosome 4, ALMONDv2, whole genome shotgun sequence genome, one window contains:
- the LOC117624681 gene encoding transcription factor GTE10-like isoform X2: MIATKTMLSSNKLKIKFACKRIEADLGKKIEADPQKRSCDFGHQVSLNEVSSMAKPSFPGSKKRAAPEALESQKEKKLKMDRSVTLQCSTILKTLITHKDGWAFSKPVDPLSLNIPDYFHIISHPMDLGTIKSKLEKNMYRNTEEFAADVRLTFSNAMVYNPPANIFHQMAKNLNKIFEMRWCLLGGKLNHGSSKVEPGKSLSGQIKKVTYTRQNPDRTPPFHNMSVTKRSMPSEEKVRVHVDTRQNLSRTPPFHNMSVTKRSMPSEEKVRVHFGVSDGEAELSKTVQHCTPKLLAKNSNRGTDSGSRQASGAMNANQPSSPVGRKCGSCGNLACRCGLPCDSMGRDHGLSNPNASRLGGRCDPMKMRQEKARLERRQHEEKARIEAEIRAAEAATRMRAEIELKQQRKRKREEARIALEKMQRTVEIDQNLRILEELERLTGFSPSTPLLNCKGRSGAFRGAHLRSPLEQLGLFIKAEYSGDEDDDESILNEDGEEGEIV; this comes from the exons ATGATTGCCACTAAAACCATGCTATCAAGCAACAAGCTGAAGATTAAATTTGCCTGCAAAAGAATTGAAGCTGATCTTGGCAAAAAAATAGAAGCTGATCCTCAGAAACGCTCGTGTGACTTTGGGCATCAAGTTTCACTTAATGAGGTCAGCTCAATGGCAAAACCTTCTTTCCCAGGTTCTAAGAAGCGTGCAGCCCCAGAAGCTCTCGAATCtcagaaagagaagaagctgAAGATGGATCGTAGTGTGACGTTGCAGTGTTCAACGATTCTGAAAACACTGATAACTCATAAGGATGGTTGGGCTTTCAGTAAACCAGTTGATCCCTTGTCTCTAAACATTCCTGATTACTTTCATATTATTTCTCATCCCATGGATTTGGGCACGATAAAATCAAAGCTGGAGAAAAATATGTACCGCAACACTGAAGAGTTTGCAGCTGATGTCAGACTGACTTTTTCTAATGCCATGGTCTACAATCCTCCTGCCAATATTTTTCATCAGATGGCCAAAAACCTGAATAAGATTTTTGAGATGAGATGGTGTCTTTTAGGTGGGAAATTGAATCATGGAAGCTCAAAGGTTGAACCAGGGAAAtcattgagtggtcaaattaAGAAAGTAACTTATACAAGGCAGAATCCTGATAGAACTCCTCCCTTTCATAATATGTCGGTGACCAAGAGGTCCATGCCTTCCGAAGAGAAGGTCAGAGTTCATGTTGATACAAGGCAGAATCTCAGTAGAACTCCTCCCTTTCATAATATGTCGGTGACCAAGAGGTCCATGCCTTCCGAAGAGAAGGTCAGAGTTCATTTTGGTGTGAGTGATGGTGAG GCAGAGCTTTCCAAAACAGTGCAGCATTGCACTCCCAAATTGTTAGCAAAGAACTCTAATAGAG GCACTGATAGTGGCAGTAGACAAGCTTCAGGCGCTATGAATGCAAACCAGCCATCAAGCCCGGTTGGCAGAAAATGTGGTTCATGTGGCAACCTTGCATGTCGATGCGGGCTTCCTTGTGACTCAATGGGCAGAGATCATGGTTTGTCTAATCCCAATGCATCCAGACTG GGTGGTAGATGTGATCCAATGAAGATGCGACAGGAAAAAGCAAGATTGGAGAGGAGGCAGCATGAAG AGAAGGCAAGGATTGAAGCTGAAATAAGAGCTGCTGAAGCCGCCACACGAATGAGGGCTGAGATTGAGTTGAAGCAGCAAcggaagagaaaaagagaagaagctcGAATTGCACTTGAGAAG ATGCAAAGAACGGTTGAGATTGATCAAAACTTGAGGATCCTAGAGGAACTTGAAAGATTAACTGGATTCTCTCCATCCACTCCTCTTCTCAACTGTAAGGGTCGGTCTGGGGCGTTTAGAGGAGCGCACCTCCGATCGCCTTTGGAACAGTTAGGTTTGTTTATAAAGGCTGAATATTCGGgagatgaggatgatgatgagtCAATTCTGAACGAGGATGGGGAGGAAGGGGAGATTGTTTGA
- the LOC117624681 gene encoding transcription factor GTE12-like isoform X1: protein MIATKTMLSSNKLKIKFACKRIEADLGKKIEADPQKRSCDFGHQVSLNEVSSMAKPSFPGSKKRAAPEALESQKEKKLKMDRSVTLQCSTILKTLITHKDGWAFSKPVDPLSLNIPDYFHIISHPMDLGTIKSKLEKNMYRNTEEFAADVRLTFSNAMVYNPPANIFHQMAKNLNKIFEMRWCLLGGKLNHGSSKVEPGKSLSGQIKKVTYTRQNPDRTPPFHNMSVTKRSMPSEEKVRVHVDTRQNLSRTPPFHNMSVTKRSMPSEEKVRVHFGVSDGEAELSKTVQHCTPKLLAKNSNRGTDSGSRQASGAMNANQPSSPVGRKCGSCGNLACRCGLPCDSMGRDHGLSNPNASRLDCQAKSLSTSQMSKSDPESDGAVSALDDENICPSPQLTTPVTDAASGEEWKTSLFDVQLSPKRALRAAMLKSRFADTIWKAQQEKLLDQGGRCDPMKMRQEKARLERRQHEEKARIEAEIRAAEAATRMRAEIELKQQRKRKREEARIALEKMQRTVEIDQNLRILEELERLTGFSPSTPLLNCKGRSGAFRGAHLRSPLEQLGLFIKAEYSGDEDDDESILNEDGEEGEIV, encoded by the exons ATGATTGCCACTAAAACCATGCTATCAAGCAACAAGCTGAAGATTAAATTTGCCTGCAAAAGAATTGAAGCTGATCTTGGCAAAAAAATAGAAGCTGATCCTCAGAAACGCTCGTGTGACTTTGGGCATCAAGTTTCACTTAATGAGGTCAGCTCAATGGCAAAACCTTCTTTCCCAGGTTCTAAGAAGCGTGCAGCCCCAGAAGCTCTCGAATCtcagaaagagaagaagctgAAGATGGATCGTAGTGTGACGTTGCAGTGTTCAACGATTCTGAAAACACTGATAACTCATAAGGATGGTTGGGCTTTCAGTAAACCAGTTGATCCCTTGTCTCTAAACATTCCTGATTACTTTCATATTATTTCTCATCCCATGGATTTGGGCACGATAAAATCAAAGCTGGAGAAAAATATGTACCGCAACACTGAAGAGTTTGCAGCTGATGTCAGACTGACTTTTTCTAATGCCATGGTCTACAATCCTCCTGCCAATATTTTTCATCAGATGGCCAAAAACCTGAATAAGATTTTTGAGATGAGATGGTGTCTTTTAGGTGGGAAATTGAATCATGGAAGCTCAAAGGTTGAACCAGGGAAAtcattgagtggtcaaattaAGAAAGTAACTTATACAAGGCAGAATCCTGATAGAACTCCTCCCTTTCATAATATGTCGGTGACCAAGAGGTCCATGCCTTCCGAAGAGAAGGTCAGAGTTCATGTTGATACAAGGCAGAATCTCAGTAGAACTCCTCCCTTTCATAATATGTCGGTGACCAAGAGGTCCATGCCTTCCGAAGAGAAGGTCAGAGTTCATTTTGGTGTGAGTGATGGTGAG GCAGAGCTTTCCAAAACAGTGCAGCATTGCACTCCCAAATTGTTAGCAAAGAACTCTAATAGAG GCACTGATAGTGGCAGTAGACAAGCTTCAGGCGCTATGAATGCAAACCAGCCATCAAGCCCGGTTGGCAGAAAATGTGGTTCATGTGGCAACCTTGCATGTCGATGCGGGCTTCCTTGTGACTCAATGGGCAGAGATCATGGTTTGTCTAATCCCAATGCATCCAGACTG GATTGTCAAGCAAAAAGCTTGTCAACATCCCAGATGAGCAAGTCAGATCCAGAATCTGATG GGGCTGTAAGTGCTTTGGATGATGAAAACATTTGTCCCAGCCCTCAGCTTACAACTCCAGTAACAGATGCTGCTTCTGGAGAAG AATGGAAAACTTCTCTTTTTGATGTTCAACTTTCACCAAAAAGAGCTCTCCGTGCTGCAATGCTAAAGAGCCGCTTTGCAGACACTATTTGGAAAGCTCAACAAGAAAAACTCCTGGATCAA GGTGGTAGATGTGATCCAATGAAGATGCGACAGGAAAAAGCAAGATTGGAGAGGAGGCAGCATGAAG AGAAGGCAAGGATTGAAGCTGAAATAAGAGCTGCTGAAGCCGCCACACGAATGAGGGCTGAGATTGAGTTGAAGCAGCAAcggaagagaaaaagagaagaagctcGAATTGCACTTGAGAAG ATGCAAAGAACGGTTGAGATTGATCAAAACTTGAGGATCCTAGAGGAACTTGAAAGATTAACTGGATTCTCTCCATCCACTCCTCTTCTCAACTGTAAGGGTCGGTCTGGGGCGTTTAGAGGAGCGCACCTCCGATCGCCTTTGGAACAGTTAGGTTTGTTTATAAAGGCTGAATATTCGGgagatgaggatgatgatgagtCAATTCTGAACGAGGATGGGGAGGAAGGGGAGATTGTTTGA